The following are encoded in a window of Haematobia irritans isolate KBUSLIRL unplaced genomic scaffold, ASM5000362v1 scaffold_16, whole genome shotgun sequence genomic DNA:
- the LOC142242456 gene encoding uncharacterized protein LOC142242456, which yields MQIENSFRNMIYGEGNRREQIGCVGDEAHRILDMGFEPQIRKISLDIPPDKQPVMTSARSPTFYRRLFEQSHTGA from the exons ATGCAAATTGAGAATTCATtcaggaatatgatttatggagaaggcaatcgccgtgaacaaattggatgtgttggag atgaagctcatcgtattttggatatgggttttgaacctcagattcggaagatatcattggatataccgcccgataaacaacccgtaatgacaagtgctaggagtccgacattttaccgacggttatttgaacaatcccataccggtgcgtga